In Pseudomonas asiatica, the following are encoded in one genomic region:
- a CDS encoding phage tail tape measure protein, with product MAQESRLAVTIDSRGAKRNADDLTGSLERMERAGDAAAASADGVSSSLDDQRKELSQLLGQINPTVAALGRLDDMQEKLAKFKKAGIVESDTFVEYTQRINTMRDALGESAESMNRTGMSAKAMRNNLNMLPAQFTDIAISLQAGQAPLTVLLQQGGQLKDMFGGIAPAAQAMGGYILGLVNPFTVAAAAAGALALAYYKGSEQSDALRNSLILTGNFSKASEAQLISLAESADQVTGTFGQAAGALAQLTAAGENTTGNFKLITTTAVEMQRVTGKAIEETVAEFIKLGKDPVAGIVELDEKYRFLTASVYAQIKALSDQGKAVAAADLAERTYAEAMGQRTSKIRENLGLIERGWLNIKDAANEVLDAFASIGRRSAESEESAIKKLQQELAYRNSLLNTGYEDDTTRSRIAEIEQELSKRQEILRVNQKTLEEEERRRRVQEEGRKGLDALDASYKSALTQTQRLNKDLADLDKAKAKAVEAGVFTAAEEAKYATARKNIEQEIADIKTREAKKNAPKNVNRGVAEAENTFARLYGQYDPAAQAARALTKEQQQLDLAFQKGKISQEEYGKALAQASTNYAAAIKGAQGLTQAEQYRAQMERQLATQRMEYAAQADAVGMGQKDATRMQERLRIEQDTNNRILQLQTELANAQGEKQRQDLQAQIDIEREFLQKRVAAQREGWSQIDQAQADWSNGARGAFQDYMDSARDVAGQTRNLFSNAFGNMEDAVVNFVKTGKLSFKDFADQVVADLIRIQVRQAAAGFLGSALGFLGGGGGAAAAGSGTMTGFSETISRSGFAAGGYTGDGGKFEPKGVVHGGEYVVRKEVVSQPGMRDHLDRLNRKGYASGGYVEPAAIATQSSSVLPANQTGLPPIVQHISVQGTADDATLARIQQAAQKGAQDGYNLVLRDFKMNGPARQLIARNR from the coding sequence ATGGCGCAGGAATCCCGCCTGGCGGTAACAATCGACTCGCGGGGCGCAAAGCGCAATGCGGACGATCTAACCGGATCTCTTGAGCGCATGGAGCGCGCTGGCGATGCGGCAGCTGCATCTGCTGATGGCGTGAGCAGCAGCCTTGACGATCAACGCAAGGAGCTTTCCCAGCTGCTGGGTCAGATCAACCCAACGGTTGCTGCTCTCGGGCGCCTCGACGACATGCAGGAGAAGCTGGCCAAGTTCAAAAAGGCCGGAATCGTCGAGAGCGACACATTCGTCGAGTACACCCAGCGCATCAACACAATGCGCGACGCGCTTGGCGAATCCGCAGAGAGCATGAACAGGACAGGAATGTCCGCCAAGGCCATGCGCAACAACCTGAATATGCTACCTGCGCAGTTCACCGACATCGCGATCAGCCTTCAAGCAGGCCAGGCCCCATTGACGGTCCTGCTTCAGCAGGGTGGACAGCTCAAAGATATGTTTGGCGGCATCGCCCCAGCAGCCCAGGCCATGGGCGGTTACATCCTTGGCTTGGTGAATCCATTCACTGTTGCTGCCGCTGCCGCCGGCGCGCTGGCCCTGGCCTACTACAAGGGCTCCGAGCAATCGGATGCCCTTCGAAACAGCCTGATTCTGACAGGCAACTTCTCCAAGGCGTCCGAGGCGCAATTGATCAGCTTGGCGGAGTCAGCCGACCAGGTAACGGGGACGTTCGGTCAGGCCGCCGGAGCCTTGGCGCAATTGACCGCCGCAGGCGAGAACACAACCGGGAATTTTAAGCTGATCACGACCACAGCCGTCGAGATGCAGCGAGTCACTGGTAAGGCTATAGAAGAAACGGTTGCCGAGTTCATCAAGCTCGGCAAGGATCCGGTCGCGGGCATTGTCGAACTGGACGAGAAATACCGATTCCTGACCGCGTCGGTGTATGCCCAAATCAAGGCCCTGTCGGATCAGGGTAAAGCCGTGGCTGCTGCCGACTTGGCGGAGCGCACCTACGCCGAGGCGATGGGGCAGCGCACCTCCAAGATCCGCGAGAACCTGGGTCTGATCGAGCGCGGCTGGCTCAACATCAAGGACGCCGCCAATGAGGTTCTCGATGCCTTCGCCAGCATTGGCAGGAGAAGTGCCGAGAGCGAAGAGTCGGCGATCAAGAAGCTTCAGCAGGAATTGGCATATCGGAATAGCTTGCTCAATACGGGCTATGAAGATGATACGACCAGATCTCGCATAGCTGAGATTGAACAAGAACTGAGCAAGCGGCAGGAAATCCTCAGGGTTAACCAGAAAACGCTGGAAGAAGAGGAGAGGCGCCGACGGGTTCAGGAGGAAGGCCGCAAGGGCCTGGACGCGCTTGACGCCAGCTATAAGAGCGCCCTGACCCAGACTCAGCGACTGAATAAAGACCTCGCCGATCTCGACAAGGCAAAGGCGAAAGCTGTTGAGGCTGGCGTTTTCACTGCCGCTGAGGAAGCAAAATACGCCACAGCCCGGAAGAACATCGAGCAGGAAATCGCGGACATCAAAACCCGCGAGGCGAAGAAGAACGCGCCGAAGAACGTCAATCGAGGCGTTGCCGAGGCGGAAAATACCTTCGCTCGCCTGTATGGCCAGTACGACCCAGCAGCCCAGGCCGCCCGTGCCCTGACCAAGGAGCAGCAGCAGCTGGACCTGGCCTTCCAGAAGGGCAAGATCAGCCAGGAGGAGTACGGCAAGGCGCTGGCGCAGGCCTCGACGAACTACGCCGCGGCGATCAAGGGCGCCCAGGGCTTGACCCAGGCCGAGCAGTACCGCGCCCAGATGGAGCGGCAGCTGGCTACCCAGCGCATGGAGTACGCTGCGCAGGCTGATGCCGTGGGTATGGGCCAGAAGGATGCAACCCGCATGCAAGAGCGCCTGAGGATCGAGCAGGACACCAACAACCGCATCCTTCAGTTGCAGACCGAGCTGGCCAACGCCCAGGGCGAGAAGCAGCGGCAGGACCTGCAGGCGCAGATCGACATCGAACGGGAGTTTCTTCAGAAGCGTGTCGCTGCTCAGCGCGAGGGATGGTCCCAGATCGACCAAGCCCAGGCCGACTGGAGCAACGGCGCCCGCGGCGCCTTCCAGGACTACATGGACAGTGCCAGGGACGTTGCGGGGCAGACTCGCAACCTGTTCAGCAACGCCTTCGGCAACATGGAAGACGCCGTGGTCAACTTCGTGAAGACCGGCAAGCTGTCTTTCAAGGACTTCGCTGACCAGGTAGTGGCCGACCTCATTCGGATTCAGGTGCGCCAAGCGGCCGCCGGCTTCCTTGGCTCTGCCCTAGGATTCCTAGGCGGAGGAGGGGGAGCAGCGGCTGCAGGCAGTGGCACCATGACCGGTTTCAGCGAGACGATCTCGCGGTCTGGCTTTGCGGCTGGCGGCTATACCGGAGACGGCGGAAAGTTTGAACCGAAGGGTGTTGTCCACGGCGGTGAGTACGTGGTCCGTAAGGAGGTTGTCAGCCAGCCCGGAATGCGCGACCACCTCGATCGGCTCAACAGGAAGGGGTATGCCAGTGGCGGTTATGTCGAGCCAGCAGCGATTGCAACACAGTCTTCCTCGGTGCTCCCTGCAAACCAGACTGGACTACCCCCTATCGTTCAGCACATCAGCGTTCAAGGCACAGCCGACGACGCAACCCTAGCCCGCATCCAACAGGCAGCCCAGAAGGGCGCTCAGGATGGCTACAACCTGGTGCTGCGCGACTTCAAGATGAACGGGCCGGCGCGGCAGCTGATCGCCCGCAACCGATAG
- a CDS encoding DUF6950 family protein encodes MRYRDWTTRLSEVIKAALERPFSWGEFDCCLFAADCAVAVCGTDPAEAYRGTYKTEAGAKRALKKRHGSLEAAWDACFARVAPAFIQRGDIAMYEAPGGRSMAVYWANEFWATTVDGVARVVCDPLAVWRVE; translated from the coding sequence ATGCGCTACCGAGACTGGACCACACGCCTCAGTGAAGTGATCAAGGCCGCCTTAGAGCGGCCTTTTTCATGGGGCGAATTTGACTGCTGCCTGTTCGCGGCGGACTGCGCGGTAGCGGTGTGCGGTACCGACCCGGCTGAGGCGTACCGCGGCACCTACAAGACCGAGGCCGGGGCGAAGCGGGCGCTGAAGAAGCGGCACGGCAGCCTCGAGGCGGCGTGGGATGCCTGCTTCGCCCGTGTGGCGCCGGCATTCATCCAGCGTGGCGACATCGCCATGTACGAAGCGCCCGGCGGACGGTCGATGGCCGTGTATTGGGCAAACGAATTCTGGGCGACCACTGTCGACGGGGTCGCCCGCGTGGTGTGCGATCCGCTTGCAGTCTGGAGAGTTGAATAA
- a CDS encoding tail fiber assembly protein, giving the protein MIIKLVPIGSPESLSIARNGESLSINGKIFDFAAVSEGATLPGQAVASPWLLGPVERIGGSLTLTLILPHADDAPQSVRFPSDIVSPPDGQILLPGQNSEVLGQEAPGVVDWSQLVTAEMKAETAAAQLLLAAVTETGRLRKIADDAIAPLQDAVELGRADQAKQDQLKAWKNYRLDLVEVPEQDGYPAIIDWPAPPA; this is encoded by the coding sequence ATGATTATCAAGCTTGTTCCTATCGGCTCTCCAGAATCGCTCTCGATTGCTCGTAATGGAGAATCGCTGTCAATCAACGGCAAAATCTTCGATTTCGCTGCCGTGTCTGAGGGCGCAACACTTCCAGGTCAGGCTGTTGCTTCGCCCTGGCTTCTCGGGCCTGTAGAGCGTATCGGTGGCAGCCTGACGCTCACTTTGATCCTGCCGCATGCCGATGACGCGCCTCAAAGCGTCAGGTTTCCAAGCGACATTGTGAGCCCGCCGGATGGTCAGATTTTGCTGCCTGGGCAGAACTCCGAAGTCCTGGGACAGGAAGCCCCGGGCGTTGTGGATTGGTCGCAGCTTGTTACTGCCGAGATGAAGGCGGAAACCGCTGCAGCGCAGCTGCTGCTGGCCGCCGTTACTGAAACGGGTCGCCTGCGAAAGATCGCTGACGACGCCATCGCCCCGCTGCAGGACGCCGTAGAGCTGGGCCGCGCCGATCAAGCCAAGCAGGACCAGCTCAAGGCCTGGAAGAACTACCGCCTCGACCTGGTCGAAGTGCCCGAGCAGGACGGCTACCCAGCGATCATCGATTGGCCAGCGCCGCCGGCCTGA
- a CDS encoding glycoside hydrolase family 24 protein, with the protein MSRLTETQAGGANVLRFLDLIAFSEGTSTVRASDDGYNVLYGGGLFQGYADHPRRKLTFPINGKPVTSTAAGRYQLLERYWDAYRVSLRLAGGFTPENQDRIALQQIRERKALDDIKAGRIQQAIAKCSNIWASLPGNTYGQNPHRLDKLLGRWVELGGVLA; encoded by the coding sequence ATGTCCAGACTCACCGAAACCCAGGCCGGAGGCGCGAACGTGCTCCGGTTTCTGGACCTGATCGCTTTCTCTGAAGGCACCTCGACCGTCAGGGCGAGCGACGACGGATACAACGTGCTGTACGGCGGCGGACTGTTCCAAGGCTACGCGGACCACCCGCGGCGTAAGCTGACATTCCCCATCAACGGAAAGCCTGTGACCAGCACGGCAGCCGGCCGGTACCAGTTGCTCGAGCGTTACTGGGATGCATACCGGGTCAGCCTGCGCTTGGCTGGCGGGTTCACGCCGGAGAACCAGGACCGCATCGCGCTGCAGCAGATCCGCGAACGCAAGGCCCTGGACGATATCAAGGCCGGCCGCATCCAGCAGGCTATCGCTAAGTGCTCGAACATCTGGGCGTCGCTGCCAGGCAACACCTACGGGCAGAACCCGCATCGCCTGGACAAGCTGCTAGGGCGCTGGGTCGAGCTTGGCGGGGTGCTGGCGTGA
- a CDS encoding DUF2514 family protein, translating to MNWLGAVPAWCWWLIALVLVAGGQQYRVVVAQGETGAARIELADYRLQVAERDRRAAAKTRTEEQRRQAAADEEGESARKKLELAQGRAATAESAADGLRGEIARLRDGHRATCDTIAAQQRQAGTSAVVVLGGLLEESDRMAGDLAAALERSRIAGLACEAVVDRMKSTR from the coding sequence GTGAACTGGCTCGGCGCGGTACCGGCCTGGTGCTGGTGGCTGATCGCCCTGGTGCTTGTCGCCGGGGGCCAGCAGTACCGGGTGGTGGTTGCCCAAGGCGAAACCGGCGCCGCCCGGATCGAGTTGGCCGACTACCGCCTGCAGGTGGCTGAGCGTGACCGGCGCGCTGCCGCCAAGACCAGAACAGAGGAACAACGCCGCCAAGCCGCGGCGGACGAGGAGGGTGAGAGTGCACGCAAGAAACTGGAGCTGGCCCAAGGCCGCGCCGCTACTGCTGAGTCTGCTGCTGACGGGCTGCGCGGCGAGATCGCCAGACTGCGGGACGGCCACCGAGCCACCTGCGATACCATCGCTGCCCAGCAGCGCCAGGCAGGAACCTCTGCCGTCGTGGTGCTCGGGGGATTGCTTGAAGAGTCTGACCGAATGGCGGGAGACCTCGCAGCGGCGCTTGAGAGAAGCCGAATAGCTGGGCTGGCCTGTGAGGCGGTGGTCGACAGGATGAAGTCGACCCGCTGA
- a CDS encoding tyrosine-type recombinase/integrase produces MALTDTAARQAKPREKSYTLADSLGLTLYIAETGVKSWHFRFTWLGKQARISLGTYPEIGLKEARARRDEAREEVAQGIDPRESRRMKKTERLGAQERTFRRVYDEWLEFRKGSLTKSTVKVISNAMELDVLPAFGLRQIDSIKRSDVITLIRRIERRGSVTTAVKTRQWMGQVFRYAIATGMIENNPTAEMHTVTEKMAPHKNRPFLAFSEMPAIIKAIEESQSGLQLQCATKLLILTACRPAEVRKAEWAEIDLDTATWAIPAAKMKMRRDHVVPLSRQAVEILRSMLPISGGMKYVFPNRSDAVRPIGINYAVNLLDRCGYTGRQSPHGFRHLFSTEMNSRGYNKDWIERQLAHADSSAIRDVYNHATYIEQRRDMMQAWADMVLPPKDWLVA; encoded by the coding sequence GTGGCGCTAACGGACACCGCGGCCAGGCAGGCCAAGCCCCGGGAAAAGAGCTACACCCTTGCGGACTCGCTAGGGCTCACGCTGTACATCGCCGAAACCGGCGTCAAGAGCTGGCATTTCAGGTTCACCTGGCTCGGCAAGCAGGCCCGGATTTCCCTTGGGACCTACCCAGAGATCGGTTTGAAGGAGGCACGTGCGCGAAGGGACGAGGCGCGCGAAGAGGTAGCGCAGGGAATAGACCCGCGCGAATCAAGGAGGATGAAGAAGACAGAGCGCCTTGGCGCCCAGGAGAGGACATTCCGCCGCGTCTACGACGAGTGGCTGGAATTCAGGAAGGGAAGCCTGACCAAGTCGACGGTCAAGGTGATTTCTAACGCGATGGAGCTGGATGTACTGCCGGCGTTCGGCCTGCGCCAGATCGATTCGATCAAGCGGTCCGATGTGATCACGCTGATTCGCCGCATTGAGCGTCGCGGGTCGGTGACCACTGCCGTCAAGACCAGGCAATGGATGGGTCAGGTCTTTCGGTATGCGATCGCCACCGGCATGATCGAGAACAACCCCACGGCGGAAATGCACACTGTCACTGAGAAAATGGCGCCGCACAAAAATCGGCCGTTCCTCGCCTTTTCGGAGATGCCGGCCATCATCAAGGCCATCGAGGAAAGCCAGTCAGGCCTGCAACTGCAGTGCGCCACCAAACTGCTGATCCTCACCGCCTGCCGGCCGGCTGAGGTGCGCAAGGCCGAATGGGCGGAGATCGACCTCGACACAGCGACCTGGGCGATACCAGCTGCCAAAATGAAGATGCGCCGCGACCATGTGGTACCGCTGTCTCGCCAGGCTGTGGAGATACTGCGCTCCATGCTGCCGATCTCAGGCGGGATGAAGTATGTGTTCCCAAACCGGTCTGATGCGGTACGGCCGATCGGCATCAACTACGCGGTAAACCTGCTGGATCGTTGCGGCTATACCGGCCGGCAGTCGCCCCATGGGTTCAGGCACTTGTTTTCCACGGAGATGAACAGCCGTGGCTACAACAAGGACTGGATTGAGCGCCAGCTGGCCCACGCCGACAGCAGCGCCATCCGTGATGTGTACAACCACGCCACATATATAGAGCAGCGCCGCGACATGATGCAGGCCTGGGCCGACATGGTGCTGCCACCAAAGGACTGGTTGGTGGCCTAA
- a CDS encoding phage tail tip fiber protein, producing the protein MSGGVRKIAQVAVGAVIGFIQGGPVGAAIGAGMAFYMAEQQEKLNTKSPLRDNEPSAQTVRSSKAPARFILGRVSTGGVLVWAQEQTGDQTDGEWLHLVYVLCEGPVDALENIYLGEEDIATYGEHATYELVVNPTQVNAFLKANCPDWKDEQIGRGLSFVRLSLKYSAEKFPSGIPDARFIVRGRNDIYDPRSGMAVYTENTALHILWFLRNRCGVPDDEIVFETFASGANICDESVANPDNTISPRYRSSCVIGADEQRTNVLQKLEASCGGRTIRVGGRWMFQAGAYYGPYDYEITEDMVVGTITGSTEPTNDAAINTVRGTFVDTSQSWTETDYPEVSVAEWVIVDGGEAAETLSFSYVTDAYQAQRLANIELRRRRAGGTISIPMNFLGYNCRPGRAVRVNLPSLNILGEFIVTNWSMGADQGCTAQLQQYDAAQFDDAVGQPYNPIGFIDLPTGGLGSPTNLSWVPDETAEVTQGVLSWTQPAGIVTGYAVTIRQGGTAVQAQQVPETTLQLPLSGLPSGSYTMSVAALGPLTRSGEASITVNIDGPPIPEACTVQSTIDTITLFPSNVQHGLNGGTYEYFFSTEPQATQGDYLGQGLTLTHTGLAFATNYAYFVRSKNAYGVSAFLKVVASTSNDVTAFLAALAGKIGKSELGQELLKEIELISGDGPGSVNDRLEEATQELIDRIDQLTDALAYDPESAYTKGDVVRLGQRLFQAIADVPVGVTPPNASYWADIGTILETANALALQVQQNTTDISDLDGKVTASASQLQALQAAWRDDDGEGELADAMKGWDSTARFADEVRVRATQNEATVTRLTTLDAQVAGNKAGISNLEQVVATNEQATASRLSQLKTEVDGNASHIQEVSESLSDTDQALASLRTSVESVYTAGRGDSGEGDLTGALDAWQTKAKIATEVRTLADADQALARKSDTLEASISQTAASVQQVSEAVVGVDGRVRAQTTIKAQTIVGGRKVMAGLSVGTDGETSEILAFAQRFGVVDEVSGQLILPFVVQGGQVFINSAVINTAFIQQIVAGMTIRSAALNSQGLPLLEINFAAGTFTLRGQDANGSTLLNNGGLYVYDANGIERTAVGRMTQ; encoded by the coding sequence ATGTCCGGTGGCGTCAGGAAGATTGCTCAGGTAGCTGTTGGTGCGGTGATTGGCTTCATCCAGGGCGGCCCGGTGGGGGCGGCTATCGGCGCCGGCATGGCCTTCTATATGGCCGAGCAGCAGGAGAAGCTGAACACCAAGTCGCCACTGCGTGACAACGAGCCTTCGGCGCAGACCGTCCGCTCGTCCAAGGCACCCGCGCGCTTCATCCTTGGCCGCGTCAGTACCGGTGGGGTGCTGGTCTGGGCGCAGGAGCAGACCGGCGACCAAACTGATGGCGAGTGGCTGCACCTGGTTTACGTCCTCTGCGAGGGGCCGGTCGACGCCTTGGAAAACATCTACCTTGGCGAGGAGGATATCGCCACCTACGGCGAGCACGCCACCTATGAACTGGTCGTCAACCCGACGCAGGTGAACGCCTTCCTCAAGGCCAACTGCCCGGACTGGAAGGATGAGCAGATCGGCCGCGGGCTGTCGTTCGTGCGCCTGTCACTCAAGTACAGCGCCGAGAAGTTCCCGTCGGGAATCCCCGACGCGCGCTTCATTGTCCGTGGCCGCAACGACATCTACGACCCGCGCAGCGGCATGGCGGTGTACACCGAGAACACGGCGCTGCACATCCTCTGGTTCCTGCGCAACCGCTGCGGCGTGCCGGACGATGAGATAGTGTTCGAGACGTTCGCCAGTGGTGCCAACATCTGCGACGAGTCGGTCGCCAACCCTGACAACACGATCAGCCCTCGCTACCGCAGCAGTTGCGTGATTGGCGCCGACGAGCAGCGCACGAATGTGCTGCAGAAGCTCGAGGCCTCCTGCGGTGGCCGAACCATTCGTGTCGGTGGCCGCTGGATGTTCCAGGCCGGGGCCTACTACGGCCCCTACGACTACGAGATCACCGAAGACATGGTGGTCGGCACCATCACCGGCAGCACCGAGCCGACCAACGACGCCGCGATCAACACGGTGCGCGGCACCTTCGTCGATACCTCGCAATCGTGGACGGAGACCGACTATCCCGAGGTCTCCGTTGCCGAATGGGTGATCGTGGACGGCGGCGAGGCAGCTGAAACGCTGTCTTTCTCCTATGTCACTGACGCCTACCAGGCCCAGCGCCTGGCGAACATCGAGCTGCGCCGCCGGCGCGCGGGCGGCACCATCAGTATTCCCATGAACTTCCTGGGCTACAACTGCCGGCCGGGCCGCGCCGTGCGCGTGAACCTGCCGTCGCTGAACATCCTGGGCGAATTCATCGTAACCAACTGGAGCATGGGCGCAGACCAAGGGTGCACCGCCCAGCTGCAGCAGTACGACGCAGCGCAGTTCGACGATGCCGTGGGTCAGCCGTACAACCCTATTGGCTTCATCGACCTGCCGACCGGTGGCCTGGGCAGCCCTACCAACCTGTCCTGGGTGCCCGACGAGACTGCAGAAGTGACCCAGGGCGTGCTTAGCTGGACGCAGCCCGCGGGAATTGTCACAGGGTATGCGGTCACCATCCGTCAGGGCGGCACTGCGGTGCAGGCCCAGCAGGTGCCCGAGACGACTCTGCAGTTGCCGCTGTCCGGCCTGCCGTCTGGCAGCTACACGATGAGCGTGGCTGCCCTGGGCCCGCTGACCCGCTCCGGCGAAGCCAGTATCACCGTGAACATTGACGGGCCGCCAATTCCCGAGGCGTGCACGGTTCAGTCCACCATCGACACGATTACCCTGTTCCCGAGCAACGTCCAGCACGGGCTGAACGGCGGCACCTACGAGTATTTCTTCTCTACTGAGCCTCAGGCCACGCAGGGTGATTACCTTGGTCAGGGCCTCACCCTGACGCACACCGGACTGGCATTTGCTACTAACTATGCCTATTTCGTGCGCTCGAAGAACGCCTACGGAGTCAGCGCCTTCCTGAAAGTAGTGGCTTCCACATCGAATGATGTCACTGCTTTTCTCGCGGCACTGGCTGGCAAGATCGGCAAGAGCGAGCTTGGCCAGGAGCTCTTGAAGGAAATCGAATTGATTTCCGGTGATGGGCCCGGCTCGGTAAACGATCGGCTGGAAGAGGCCACACAGGAACTGATCGACCGCATTGACCAGCTAACCGACGCTCTGGCTTACGACCCGGAGAGTGCCTACACGAAGGGTGACGTGGTGCGCCTGGGCCAGCGGCTGTTTCAGGCCATCGCCGATGTTCCGGTCGGCGTCACGCCGCCAAACGCCAGCTACTGGGCAGACATCGGAACCATCCTCGAAACGGCCAATGCGCTGGCGCTGCAAGTGCAGCAGAACACCACCGATATCAGTGACCTAGACGGCAAGGTGACGGCTTCGGCCAGCCAGCTGCAGGCCCTGCAGGCAGCCTGGCGCGATGACGACGGAGAAGGCGAGCTCGCAGACGCCATGAAAGGCTGGGATTCCACCGCCCGATTTGCTGATGAAGTGCGCGTTCGCGCTACCCAGAACGAAGCCACCGTTACTCGACTGACCACGCTGGACGCTCAGGTCGCCGGTAATAAGGCTGGGATCAGCAACCTTGAGCAAGTGGTTGCTACGAACGAGCAGGCGACGGCCAGCAGGCTGAGCCAGCTGAAGACAGAGGTCGACGGCAACGCCTCGCATATCCAGGAGGTGAGCGAGTCCCTATCCGATACGGATCAGGCGCTTGCTTCGCTACGCACCTCGGTCGAGTCGGTGTATACGGCTGGCCGTGGGGACAGCGGGGAGGGTGATCTCACGGGGGCTCTGGATGCCTGGCAGACCAAGGCCAAGATCGCCACCGAGGTGCGCACGCTCGCCGATGCCGACCAGGCGCTGGCGCGCAAGTCGGACACCTTGGAGGCATCCATCAGCCAGACCGCCGCCTCGGTCCAGCAGGTAAGCGAAGCCGTGGTCGGTGTTGATGGAAGGGTCCGAGCCCAGACCACCATCAAGGCACAGACCATTGTCGGCGGCAGAAAGGTGATGGCTGGCCTTTCGGTCGGTACCGATGGTGAAACGTCGGAGATCTTGGCCTTCGCACAGCGGTTCGGCGTGGTTGACGAGGTCAGTGGCCAGCTGATCCTGCCCTTCGTGGTTCAGGGCGGCCAGGTCTTCATCAACTCCGCCGTGATCAACACGGCGTTCATCCAGCAGATCGTGGCCGGTATGACCATCAGGTCGGCCGCGCTCAACTCGCAAGGCTTGCCGCTGCTGGAGATCAACTTCGCAGCCGGCACCTTCACGCTCCGTGGCCAGGATGCCAACGGCTCGACGCTGCTGAACAACGGCGGCTTGTACGTGTACGACGCTAACGGCATCGAGCGAACTGCGGTAGGGAGGATGACCCAATGA
- a CDS encoding PepSY domain-containing protein produces the protein MKRMTALFTVAAALALGAHSAIAKDVQPDEVVKLVDAKTVKSLDELKAAAVAKHPGATVTDSELEDEYGRYIYKVELRDTQNVEWDVALDAKTGEVLKDERDN, from the coding sequence ATGAAACGCATGACTGCCCTGTTCACCGTAGCCGCCGCCCTTGCCCTGGGCGCCCATTCCGCCATCGCCAAGGATGTGCAGCCCGACGAAGTGGTCAAGCTGGTAGATGCCAAGACCGTCAAGTCGCTGGACGAACTCAAGGCCGCCGCCGTGGCCAAGCACCCAGGTGCCACCGTCACCGACTCGGAACTTGAAGATGAGTACGGTCGCTACATCTACAAGGTCGAGCTGCGCGACACGCAGAACGTCGAATGGGACGTGGCGCTGGACGCCAAGACCGGTGAAGTGCTGAAGGACGAGCGGGACAACTGA
- a CDS encoding patatin-like phospholipase domain-containing protein: protein MSAIHIKYPALTFKAGQRALRQVRERGLQAADVGVLPGAAGGPKPLGIQGLDLALFGEWLPSAPRQRALIGASIGAWRFASACLDDPVAGIRRLGELYTEQDFAKGVTPAEISRSCQHMLDDLLQGRDSQLLANPHYRLNILVVKSHGQLAHDHRGRLGLGLGSVIASNLLGRSRLARHFERVILHDGRATPPLDALTDFPSRCLPLDLANLRHALLASGSIPMVMEGVKDIPGAGAGTYRDGGLLDYHLDLPYRGDDLVLYPHFTDKVVPGWFDKALPWRKGDATRLQNVLLMTPSPQYLAALPYGKLPDRNDFKRFMGDAPGRKRYWYKAIAESQRLGDELLELIATGRLHERLQAL from the coding sequence ATGAGCGCCATTCACATCAAATACCCCGCCCTCACCTTCAAGGCCGGCCAACGTGCCCTGCGGCAGGTCCGCGAGCGCGGCCTGCAGGCGGCCGACGTCGGTGTGCTGCCGGGTGCGGCTGGCGGGCCGAAGCCGCTGGGCATCCAGGGCCTGGACCTGGCGCTGTTCGGTGAGTGGCTGCCGTCGGCGCCACGCCAACGTGCGCTGATCGGCGCCTCGATCGGCGCCTGGCGCTTTGCCAGTGCCTGCCTCGACGACCCGGTAGCAGGCATCCGTCGCCTGGGCGAACTGTACACCGAGCAGGATTTCGCCAAGGGCGTCACCCCGGCCGAAATCAGCCGCAGCTGCCAACACATGCTCGATGACCTGCTGCAAGGCCGCGACAGCCAGCTGCTGGCCAACCCGCACTATCGCCTGAACATCCTGGTAGTGAAGAGCCATGGCCAGCTCGCCCACGACCATCGCGGCCGCCTGGGCCTCGGCCTGGGTTCGGTGATCGCCAGCAACCTGCTCGGCCGCTCGCGCCTGGCACGGCACTTCGAGCGCGTCATCCTGCACGACGGCCGCGCCACGCCGCCGCTCGACGCACTGACCGACTTCCCCTCGCGCTGCCTGCCGCTGGACCTGGCCAACCTGCGCCATGCCCTGCTTGCCTCGGGCTCCATCCCCATGGTCATGGAAGGCGTGAAAGACATCCCTGGCGCAGGTGCAGGCACCTACCGCGACGGCGGCCTGCTCGACTACCACCTCGACCTGCCCTACCGCGGCGACGACCTGGTGCTGTACCCGCACTTCACCGACAAGGTCGTACCCGGCTGGTTCGACAAGGCCCTGCCCTGGCGCAAGGGCGATGCCACGCGCCTGCAGAACGTGCTGCTGATGACGCCCTCGCCGCAGTACCTGGCGGCCCTGCCCTACGGCAAGCTGCCCGACCGCAATGACTTCAAGCGTTTCATGGGCGATGCGCCTGGCCGCAAGCGCTACTGGTACAAGGCCATTGCCGAGAGCCAGCGGCTGGGCGACGAGTTGCTGGAGCTGATTGCCACCGGGCGGTTGCATGAACGCCTGCAAGCCTTGTAG